The genomic stretch CTGGTACGGATCATATGGCGTGTAAGGAGAATGGTAACCGTAGCCCATGGGAGTATTTGGGTGGTAACCGTAGCCAGGATTGTAGTCTGGTGGTTTCGGTTTTACAAAACCTTGCTCCGGCTGCTGGAGCGTGTGGTACGTATTTTGGCTTTGCTGTTGGTTCAGTTTGGTGGTACTGTAGTCGTCTAGATGGATAGGAGTTGGCGTTTTCGTCGGATCCGGTATGCTAGGACTAAACGCAGAATTACTGCTATTGCTGCCGGGTCGAGTGGTAGTATCAGGAATCTCCTCGTTTCGTCCCAGCATTTTGTTGGGATCGGTCCGATTACCGTAGTAATCCGTGGGCCAGTTGTTGTAGTACTGTCGGTTGTCAATGTACTGACCAGTGTTGTAATCATAGCTGTACGGCGAATCCAGCACCGTGCTCGAGATCTGGTTGGACTGTAGCTGGGCATCGGTGAAGTTGTCGATCATGGAAGTTTACATATCTACGAGGGTACTGTTACCTGCATTGTTTGGCGAGGTAATTGCGTTTGGTGGAGTGAACGCACTGTTTGACCCATTGTTGCCTGTCGGCTGTCCTTGCGGAGTGGGTGGTTTGTTGATATTTGTCGCACTATTATTACCGTTACCGTTAGGATCGCCACTGTTTTTTGTGCTGTTGCTATTCGAGCTTTGGCCTTTTGGTGAGCCGGAGCCAGAAGAGTTCTGGCTATTACTTCCGTTACCACTGTTGTTGCCGCTTGAATTCGAACCTTTCTTGCTCTTAGATTTACTCTCCTTTTTCGTCGGAGGCGGAGGAGGTGGCGGCGTTTCTGGCACAGATTCCTCATTGTTGGAGTCATCCTTTGTCTTCTCGTCTTTGCCGTTACCTCGCTTCTTACCGTGCCGCCGGCATGGCTGAAGCGGTGTTGATCGTACTCGGACTTCAGTTGCGAATCTGTAATGCAAAATATCGAAAGGTTAAAAATGTCGTTCAAGAGTTGATCATTTCAAGCTTCAATTGAGGCTTTCTAAAAAAGAAACCAATGCTTTACACTCACTTCTCCAGCACTTGTACGGCTCCGCTTTCGGCCTTTTTCTTTTGGCCTTCTTCACTGTCGAACTCGTCAGTAGTATCCATTGTGTAAAGCGGAAGTATATGCAGTTGTTCGTCGTCAGCTTTAACGCCTGGTGGTAGTGGTTTCAGTAACGTTACCTGCACGGTACATCCATCCTGCATATTGTGAAGGTCTCGATGCGTGTGGGCACAGAAGTCCAAACAACAGGTTACACCTATTTGAAGCGAGAATAAGTTAGTAAAAGCTTTCAGACATTTC from Armigeres subalbatus isolate Guangzhou_Male unplaced genomic scaffold, GZ_Asu_2 Contig163, whole genome shotgun sequence encodes the following:
- the LOC134203081 gene encoding methylcytosine dioxygenase TET-like; this translates as MLSVKLNKYGLPTVRRCATNENRTCACQGLDPETCGVSYSFGCSWSMYYNGCKYARSKTVRKFRLSVKNEEAEIEERMNILATMLSPLYVTVAPQAFQNQVQYEREAPDCRLGLKPGKPFSGVTCCLDFCAHTHRDLHNMQDGCTVQVTLLKPLPPGVKADDEQLHILPLYTMDTTDEFDSEEGQKKKAESGAVQVLEKFATEVRVRSTPLQPCRRHGKKRGNGKDEKTKDDSNNEESVPETPPPPPPPTKKESKSKSKKGSNSSGNNSGNGSNSQNSSGSGSPKGQSSNSNSTKNSGDPNGNGNNSATNINKPPTPQGQPTGNNGSNSAFTPPNAITSPNNAGNSTLVDM